A stretch of Polypterus senegalus isolate Bchr_013 chromosome 3, ASM1683550v1, whole genome shotgun sequence DNA encodes these proteins:
- the LOC120525069 gene encoding zona pellucida sperm-binding protein 3-like has product MRCKGVHQFLLAIGLFNLYFYDVSAAFGSKRFRPQSKAHKAIVIQSEGWAQQRAGSPQSVSAQCTETEVIVSISSDLFGIRHPVQPSDLTLGGCGVTSQVSAPPTFVIEASLQECGNNVTMLPDEIVYNFTLEYNPSLIPGIPIMRTNPAEVQIECHYPRNHNVSSNALNPTWVPYTSTISAEDILGFSLDIMNRDWSGPSSSNTFYLGDFINLQASVDNTNHVPLRIFVDNCVASPASDGSAPTYTFIGNHGCFIDRELTNSSSQFITPRVNDSILQFELDAFRFYGVATSSIFITCSLKVTLATLIINSLNKACSYIPGVSQWTSVDGSDLACSCCDTNCLAGLPERKRAEKHKQRPRRSALSIHDKWEKTLVVGPLFLEGKPRPVMSGQHAANEEQPYEISTGSSILVLGSVVGLLALAGSVFLGGFLFQKPQTCN; this is encoded by the exons ATGAGGTGTAAGGGTGTACACCAGTTTCTGCTTGCCATTGGGCTGTTTAACTTGTATTTCTATGATGTTTCTGCTGCTTTCGGTTCCAAGAGGTTTCGACCTCAGTCGAAAGCACATAAGGCTATAGTTATACAGAGTGAGGGCTGGGCGCAGCAAAGAGCGGGGTCTCCCCAATCGGTGTCGGCGCAGTGTACAGAGACGGAGGTAATCGTGAGCATCAGTTCTGATCTGTTTGGTATTAGGCATCCTGTCCAGCCGTCCGACTTGACATTAGGAGGGTGTGGAGTGACCAGTCAAGTGTCAGCGCCTCCTACCTTCGTGATCGAAGCGTCGCTGCAGGAATGTGGCAATAACGTTACG ATGCTTCCTGATGAAATAGTGTACAACTTCACCCTTGAGTATAATCCATCCTTGATTCCTGGTATTCCCATTATGCGAACCAACCCAGCTGAAGTGCAGATTGAATGCCATTATCCCAG GAATCACAATGTCAGTAGTAATGCTTTGAATCCCACTTGGGTTCCCTATACCTCCACCATATCTGCTGAAGATATTTTGGGGTTCTCTCTGGATATAATGAACC GTGACTGGAGTGGGCCAAGTTCCTCCAACACATTCTACCTAGGTGACTTCATTAACCTTCAGGCATCTGTAGACAACACTAACCATGTGCCTCTACGAATCTTTGTGGACAACTGTGTGGCTTCTCCTGCTTCTGATGGTTCTGCTCCAACGTACACATTCATTGGTAACCATGG GTGCTTTATTGACAGAGAATTAACCAACTCCAGTTCCCAGTTCATAACTCCCAGAGTTAATGACTCTATCCTTCAGTTTGAACTTGATGCCTTCAGGTTCTATGGTGTGGCTACAAGCTCA ATCTTCATTACCTGTAGTCTGAAGGTGACATTGGCTACTCTGATCATTAACTCCTTGAATAAGGCCTGCTCTTACATACCTGGAGTGAGCCA GTGGACCTCTGTAGATGGCAGTGACTTGGCATGTAGCTGCTGTGATACCAACTGTCTTGCTGGCCTCCCTGAAAGGAAGAGAGCAGAGAAGCATAAGCAAAGACCAAGGAGGAGTG CCCTATCCATCCATGATAAATGGGAGAAGACACTTGTTGTGGGCCCCCTATTTCTGGAAGGGAAACCAAGACCTGTGATGTCTGGACAACATGCAGCTAATGAAGAGCAACCATATGAGATTTCCACAG GTTCCTCCATTCTGGTGCTTGGTTCTGTGGTGGGTTTACTGGCGCTGGCAGGTTCAGTTTTCCTTGGTGGTTTCTTGTTCCAGAAACCTCAAACTTGTAATTAA
- the LOC120525072 gene encoding zona pellucida sperm-binding protein 3-like — MMGSLRLLLLAFGLLSLHVSVSAAFAFKDSQLPSKGYKAVVIQSKDWAQQRAGSPQTVSAVCTESEVILTINPDLFGTRHPVQASDLTLGGCGVTSQVPTPPAFVIEGLLQGCGGILTMSADEMVYSFTLDYSPSQIPGIPIVRNNPAVVQIECHYPRLQNVSSNAFNPTWDPYTSTKSAEDILGFSLIIMNSDWSGPRSSKTFYLGDLISLQASVDNTNQVPLRLFVDNCVAASATDGSAPSYTFISNHGCFIDGKTTNSNSHFVTPRVNSSILQFELDAFRFYGVATSSVFITCTLKVTLASQATDSLNKACSYIPGLSQWTSVDGSDQVCSCCDTSCVPSLPGRKRAEKLKPRPRRSALTIPAEWEKTLVVGPLFLEAKLQPVVSEHLTAMEAQPSGSSVLILGLVLGVLALTCSAFLGFLYQKRLTSN; from the exons ATGATGGGATCCTTACGTCTGTTACTGCTCGCCTTTGGGCTGCTCAGCTTGCATGTCTCTGTTTCTGCTGCTTTCGCTTTCAAGGATTCTCAACTGCCTTCGAAAGGGTACAAGGCTGTAGTTATACAGAGTAAGGACTGGGCGCAGCAAAGAGCGGGCTCTCCCCAAACGGTATCTGCGGTGTGTACGGAAAGTGAGGTTATCTTGACCATCAACCCTGATCTGTTTGGTACTCGGCATCCTGTCCAGGCGTCCGATTTAACACTAGGAGGATGTGGAGTAACTAGCCAAGTGCCCACACCTCCCGCCTTTGTAATTGAAGGTCTACTACAGGGATGTGGTGGTATCCTTACA ATGTCTGCTGATGAAATGGTATACAGCTTCACCCTTGATTACAGTCCCTCTCAAATTCCTGGTATTCCAATTGTACGAAATAACCCAGCTGTGGTGCAGATTGAATGCCATTATCCCAG GCTTCAGAATGTTAGCAGTAATGCATTTAATCCTACTTGGGACCCCTATACATCCACCAAATCTGCTGAAGACATTTTGGGATTCTCTCTGATTATAATGAACA GTGACTGGAGTGGACCACGTTCTTCCAAGACCTTCTACCTAGGTGACCTAATTAGCCTTCAGGCATCTGTAGACAACACTAACCAAGTGCCTCTGCGACTCTTTGTGGACAACTGTGTGGCGGCTTCTGCTACAGATGGTTCTGCTCCATCATACACCTTCATTAGTAACCATGG GTGTTTCATTGATGGCAAGACAACCAACTCCAATTCCCACTTTGTAACTCCCAGAGTTAATTCATCCATCCTTCAGTTTGAACTTGATGCTTTCAGGTTCTATGGTGTGGCTACAAGCTCG GTGTTCATTACCTGTACTCTGAAGGTGACATTGGCTTCTCAGGCTACTGACTCCTTGAACAAGGCCTGTTCTTATATACCTGGACTGAGCCA GTGGACATCTGTAGATGGCAGTGACCAGGTATGCAGTTGCTGTGATACCAGCTGTGTTCCTAGCCTCCCTGGAAGGAAGAGagcagagaaacttaaacctagACCAAGGAGGAGTG CCCTAACCATACCTGCTGAGTGGGAGAAGACCCTTGTTGTGGGCCCCCTATTCCTGGAAGCAAAACTTCAGCCTGTGGTATCAGAACATCTGACTGCTATGGAAGCGCAACCATCTG GTTCATCTGTGCTGATCCTGGGTTTAGTGTTGGGTGTATTGGCTCTGACCTGTTCTGCTTTCCTTGGTTTCTTGTACCAGAAACGTTTAACTTCTAATTAA